Proteins from a genomic interval of Nocardioides jishulii:
- a CDS encoding ABC transporter ATP-binding protein, whose amino-acid sequence MTNFIEVRDATKTFRMQYHRSLKQMALAKARGMKTHDTFNAVDGVSFDVKEGEAIGLMGLNGSGKSTLLKLISGVMSPDSGSVLTRGRIAGLIATGAGFDPQLSGRDNLWLNAAILGMSEAETRRKFDEIVEFADLGKFLDTPVTYYSSGMKARLGFAVAIHVDSDIFIADEALAVGDRPFKRKCKLKMDEIKNSGTTIFYVSHAPGAVRNLCTRVLVLEKGKLAFDGGVEEGIRFLKYDDPDANVGGDPNDADDGLGADI is encoded by the coding sequence ATGACCAACTTCATCGAGGTGCGCGACGCCACGAAGACCTTCCGCATGCAGTACCACCGCTCCCTGAAGCAGATGGCGCTGGCGAAGGCTCGAGGCATGAAGACGCACGACACGTTCAACGCGGTCGACGGTGTCAGCTTCGACGTCAAGGAGGGCGAGGCCATCGGCCTCATGGGCCTCAACGGCTCGGGCAAGTCGACGCTGCTCAAGCTGATCAGTGGCGTGATGAGCCCCGACTCCGGCTCGGTCCTGACGCGCGGCCGGATCGCCGGCCTGATCGCCACCGGTGCGGGGTTCGACCCGCAGCTGTCGGGTCGCGACAACCTGTGGCTCAACGCCGCGATCCTGGGCATGAGCGAGGCGGAGACCCGCCGCAAGTTCGACGAGATCGTGGAGTTCGCCGACCTCGGCAAGTTCCTCGACACCCCGGTGACCTACTACAGCTCGGGCATGAAGGCTCGTCTGGGCTTTGCCGTGGCGATCCACGTGGACTCCGACATCTTCATCGCCGACGAGGCGCTGGCGGTCGGTGACCGCCCGTTCAAGCGCAAGTGCAAGCTGAAGATGGACGAGATCAAGAACTCCGGCACGACGATCTTCTACGTCTCCCATGCGCCGGGCGCAGTCCGCAACCTGTGCACCCGGGTCCTGGTCCTGGAGAAGGGCAAGCTCGCCTTTGACGGGGGAGTGGAGGAAGGTATCCGTTTCCTGAAGTACGACGACCCCGACGCCAACGTCGGTGGCGACCCGAACGATGCCGACGACGGTTTGGGTGCCGACATCTGA
- a CDS encoding ABC transporter permease, giving the protein MSQAPTMRGEELPPLAPPASNSGLLEVFRQRYLLGMLVRNTIKSRYQGTALGWTWSYLQPGVRFLMFYFVFQVAIGRGGDDVPNFAIHLFAGMILVHFFTETFNGGTASLVRSRGLISKLAMPKELFPVSRMLVALWHTGPMLVILLVACVLLGWVPDPVGVGAGLLAFGILIPLGLGLALFFSVLNVFMRDFGKVVGTLTQFTTFSVPMIYPYTMVHERFGDLGSQIYLLNPVAEAVLLLQRCFWVGTADNPQHLIDTHFPDDLWARGGIMFVASVVFLVVAQLWFSKYEKRVPERL; this is encoded by the coding sequence ATGAGCCAGGCTCCCACGATGCGAGGGGAGGAGCTGCCTCCCCTCGCGCCGCCGGCCTCGAACTCGGGCCTGCTCGAGGTCTTCCGCCAGCGCTACCTGCTCGGGATGCTGGTGCGCAACACGATCAAGTCGCGCTACCAGGGCACCGCGCTGGGCTGGACGTGGAGCTACCTCCAGCCGGGCGTGCGGTTCCTGATGTTTTACTTCGTCTTCCAGGTGGCGATCGGCCGCGGGGGAGACGACGTCCCGAACTTCGCGATCCACCTGTTCGCCGGCATGATCCTGGTCCACTTCTTCACCGAGACCTTCAACGGCGGCACGGCCTCGCTGGTGCGCAGCCGTGGGCTGATCTCCAAGCTGGCGATGCCCAAGGAGCTCTTCCCGGTGTCACGGATGCTGGTGGCCCTGTGGCACACCGGTCCGATGCTGGTGATCCTCCTCGTGGCGTGCGTGCTGCTGGGCTGGGTCCCGGACCCGGTCGGAGTCGGCGCGGGACTGCTGGCCTTCGGGATCCTGATCCCGCTCGGGCTCGGGCTGGCGCTCTTCTTCAGCGTGCTCAACGTGTTCATGCGTGACTTCGGCAAGGTGGTGGGCACGCTCACCCAGTTCACGACCTTCTCGGTGCCGATGATCTACCCCTACACGATGGTCCACGAGCGGTTCGGTGACCTGGGGTCGCAGATCTACCTGCTCAACCCGGTCGCCGAGGCGGTGCTGCTGCTGCAGCGTTGCTTCTGGGTCGGCACGGCAGACAATCCTCAGCACCTGATCGACACCCACTTCCCGGACGACCTGTGGGCGCGGGGCGGGATCATGTTCGTGGCCTCCGTGGTCTTCCTCGTGGTGGCGCAGCTGTGGTTCAGCAAGTACGAAAAGCGCGTCCCGGAGAGGCTCTGA
- a CDS encoding glycosyltransferase → MSRTPKAATVTRLLQRQILPTQSDSDVFRLYVDPEPAVLDADKYEVGANRNAQELNAAQMRQSISTGASIHPDQILNRTALRVVAGDKLSFGTYFNAFPASYWRRWTVVTDVTLTVRLTGVGASLTVYRSMANGRSQRVETVTTGEKSAGAFTFELPLKPFVDGGWYWYDVVAGEDDVVVESAEWTAEVPADRAEHGTVDIGITTMNRPDFCADLIVQIGEDPDLRPYLDEVLVMEQGTKLVTEDEDFPRAQAALGDQLRVIEQGNLGGSGGYARGQLESVRKGTATYFMCLDDDVICEPEGIIRAITFGDLARRPTIVGGHMFSIYSRARLHSFGEIVQPWRFWWESAPGVFGDWDFGARNLRSTRWLHKRVDVDFNGWFMCLIPRQVLEEIGLSLPVFIKWDDSEYGLRARAAGYPTVTFPGAAVWHVPWTDKNDGLDWQSYFHQRNRFIAALLHSAYPKGGRMVQESFNHQVKHIVSMQYSTVELRHKALEDVLAGPRALHGELATKLPEIREFVKPFSDAQLQADPDAFPPVRRHKPPRKGKDDTGVPTGMQTRLAALKAPIRQLLPVRPTSRQNPEAELPAMDSQWYRLTKYDSVVVSMPDGSSAALYQRDPEKFQELLKKTVDIHLRLRKEWPRLAKEYRDALGEITSPEEWEKTFAPWMSQGTEQSGSTESPAADA, encoded by the coding sequence ATGAGCCGCACCCCCAAGGCCGCGACCGTGACCCGGTTGCTGCAGCGCCAGATCCTGCCCACCCAGAGCGACTCGGACGTCTTCCGGCTCTACGTCGACCCCGAGCCCGCCGTGCTGGACGCCGACAAGTACGAGGTCGGGGCCAACCGCAACGCCCAGGAGCTCAACGCCGCGCAGATGCGCCAGTCGATCTCGACCGGCGCCTCGATCCACCCCGACCAGATCCTCAACCGCACCGCGCTGCGGGTCGTGGCGGGGGACAAGCTGTCGTTCGGCACCTACTTCAACGCCTTCCCGGCGAGCTACTGGCGCCGGTGGACGGTCGTCACCGACGTCACCCTCACCGTGCGGCTCACGGGCGTCGGCGCCTCGCTGACCGTCTACCGGTCGATGGCCAACGGCCGTTCGCAGCGCGTCGAGACGGTCACCACGGGCGAGAAGTCCGCGGGCGCCTTCACCTTCGAGCTGCCGCTGAAGCCCTTCGTCGACGGCGGCTGGTACTGGTACGACGTCGTTGCCGGTGAGGACGACGTCGTCGTCGAGTCCGCCGAGTGGACCGCCGAGGTCCCCGCCGACCGCGCCGAGCACGGCACCGTCGACATCGGCATCACCACGATGAACCGTCCCGACTTCTGCGCCGACCTGATCGTCCAGATCGGGGAGGACCCCGACCTGCGCCCCTACCTCGACGAGGTGCTCGTCATGGAGCAGGGCACCAAGCTGGTCACCGAGGACGAGGACTTCCCGCGCGCCCAGGCGGCGCTCGGCGACCAGCTCCGGGTCATCGAGCAGGGCAACCTCGGCGGCTCCGGCGGTTACGCCCGCGGCCAGCTCGAGTCGGTGCGCAAGGGCACGGCGACGTACTTCATGTGCCTCGACGACGACGTGATCTGCGAGCCCGAGGGCATCATCCGCGCCATCACCTTCGGTGACCTGGCCCGCCGTCCCACGATCGTGGGCGGCCACATGTTCTCGATCTACTCCCGCGCCCGCCTGCACTCCTTCGGCGAGATCGTCCAGCCCTGGCGCTTCTGGTGGGAGTCGGCTCCGGGCGTCTTCGGCGACTGGGACTTCGGCGCCCGCAACCTGCGCTCCACCCGTTGGCTGCACAAGCGCGTGGACGTGGACTTCAACGGCTGGTTCATGTGCCTGATCCCGCGCCAGGTGCTCGAGGAGATCGGGCTGTCGCTGCCGGTCTTCATCAAGTGGGACGACTCCGAGTACGGCCTGCGCGCCCGCGCGGCCGGCTACCCGACCGTCACGTTCCCCGGTGCCGCCGTCTGGCACGTGCCGTGGACCGACAAGAACGACGGCCTGGACTGGCAGTCGTACTTCCACCAGCGCAACCGCTTCATCGCCGCGCTGCTCCACTCGGCCTACCCCAAGGGCGGCCGCATGGTGCAGGAGAGCTTCAACCACCAGGTCAAGCACATCGTCTCGATGCAGTACTCGACCGTGGAGCTGCGCCACAAGGCCCTCGAGGACGTGCTCGCCGGACCGCGCGCCCTGCACGGCGAGCTCGCGACGAAGCTGCCCGAGATCCGCGAGTTCGTGAAGCCCTTCTCCGACGCGCAGCTGCAGGCCGACCCGGACGCCTTCCCGCCCGTACGCCGCCACAAGCCGCCGCGCAAGGGCAAGGACGACACCGGTGTCCCCACCGGCATGCAGACGAGGCTGGCCGCCCTCAAGGCGCCGATCCGTCAGCTGCTGCCGGTGCGCCCGACCTCGCGCCAGAACCCCGAGGCAGAGCTGCCCGCGATGGACTCGCAGTGGTACCGACTGACCAAGTACGACTCGGTCGTCGTCTCCATGCCCGACGGCTCCTCGGCCGCCCTCTACCAGCGTGACCCGGAGAAGTTCCAGGAGCTGCTGAAGAAGACGGTCGACATCCACCTGCGTCTGCGCAAGGAGTGGCCGCGCCTGGCGAAGGAGTACCGCGACGCGCTGGGCGAGATCACCTCGCCCGAGGAGTGGGAGAAGACCTTCGCCCCGTGGATGTCGCAGGGGACGGAGCAGTCCGGGTCCACCGAGAGCCCTGCGGCGGACGCATGA
- the glf gene encoding UDP-galactopyranose mutase — translation MSESVPSTEPSDLPDLVVVGSGFFGLTVAERCANDLGLKVLVLERRPHIGGNAYSEFDEETGIEVHKYGTHLFHTSNKRVWEYVNRFTEFTNYQHRVFAKYQGQVYSFPMNLGLINQFFGKSHTPDEARALIAEQASEIATEDATNLEEKAISLIGRPLYEAFVKGYTSKQWQTDPKELSADIITRLPVRYTFDNRYFNDTYEGLPVDGYTAWLERMAEHPNITVQLETDFFAVADDYKGKVPIVYTGPVDEYFDNSEGRLSWRTIDLEQETLDVDDYQGTGVVNANDADVPFTRVLEFKHLHPERKHLAGKTIVVHEYSRFAEEGDEPYYPINTAEDRAKLLKYRELAKDEPMVLFGGRLGTYKYLDMHMAIGAALSMYDNKIRPHFADGEPFKSGGVDA, via the coding sequence TTGTCCGAGTCCGTCCCGTCGACCGAGCCCAGCGACCTGCCTGATCTGGTGGTCGTGGGCTCCGGCTTCTTCGGCCTCACGGTCGCTGAGCGTTGCGCCAACGATCTCGGCCTGAAGGTGCTCGTCCTCGAGCGTCGCCCGCACATCGGCGGCAACGCCTACTCCGAGTTCGACGAGGAGACGGGCATCGAGGTGCACAAGTACGGCACGCACCTCTTCCACACCTCCAACAAGCGGGTGTGGGAGTACGTCAACCGCTTCACCGAGTTCACGAACTACCAGCACCGGGTCTTCGCGAAGTACCAGGGGCAGGTCTACTCGTTCCCGATGAACCTGGGCCTGATCAACCAGTTCTTCGGCAAGTCGCACACCCCCGACGAGGCGCGCGCGCTGATCGCCGAGCAGGCCAGTGAGATCGCCACCGAGGACGCCACCAACCTCGAGGAGAAGGCGATCTCCCTGATCGGCCGCCCGCTCTACGAGGCGTTCGTCAAGGGCTACACCTCCAAGCAGTGGCAGACCGACCCCAAGGAGCTGAGCGCGGACATCATCACGCGCCTCCCGGTCCGCTACACGTTCGACAACCGCTACTTCAACGACACCTACGAGGGGCTGCCGGTCGACGGCTACACCGCGTGGCTCGAGCGCATGGCGGAGCACCCGAACATCACCGTCCAGCTCGAGACCGACTTCTTCGCCGTCGCCGACGACTACAAGGGCAAGGTCCCGATCGTCTACACCGGCCCGGTCGACGAGTACTTCGACAACTCCGAGGGTCGCCTCTCGTGGCGCACCATCGACCTGGAGCAGGAGACGCTCGACGTCGACGACTACCAGGGCACCGGCGTGGTCAACGCCAACGACGCCGACGTCCCCTTCACCCGGGTGCTCGAGTTCAAGCACCTGCACCCGGAGCGCAAGCACCTCGCCGGCAAGACCATCGTGGTGCACGAGTACAGCCGCTTCGCCGAGGAGGGCGACGAGCCGTACTACCCGATCAACACCGCCGAGGACCGCGCCAAGCTGCTGAAGTACCGCGAGCTGGCCAAGGACGAGCCGATGGTCCTCTTCGGTGGCCGCCTGGGCACCTACAAGTACCTCGACATGCACATGGCGATCGGTGCAGCCCTCTCCATGTACGACAACAAGATCCGCCCGCACTTCGCCGACGGCGAGCCCTTCAAGAGCGGAGGAGTGGACGCATGA
- a CDS encoding glycosyltransferase family 2 protein, with product MTAPDGPGRESVAVVIVTYNRADLLTRMLDGLAAQTRLPDAVVVVDNASTDHTAEVLAARDDLPLQVISSPENLGGAGGFHLGTKTAYEAGYDRIWLVDDDTVPAPDCLAVLMAADEDCLMVVREDLAGHLVEKSALRFDLANPLAIRPKTASVDSTYASRADMPERVPVENVAFEGFMTRSSVIDEIGLPDPSFFIFYDDVDFAIRVRRSGRTIWAQRDAVLVRQLDFNQQHDLSGWKGYYMYRNLFVVHLRYGENLLVRLKPLLITLAVVVLSPLRGGRAEAGNVTRAMRDAWGMRAVPGPRPARR from the coding sequence ATGACCGCCCCCGACGGGCCCGGACGCGAGAGCGTCGCCGTGGTGATCGTCACCTACAACCGCGCCGACCTGCTCACCCGCATGCTCGACGGCCTGGCGGCGCAGACGCGCCTTCCCGACGCCGTCGTGGTCGTCGACAACGCCAGCACCGACCACACGGCCGAGGTGCTGGCGGCGCGCGACGACCTGCCGCTGCAGGTGATCTCCTCGCCCGAGAACCTCGGGGGAGCTGGCGGCTTCCACCTCGGGACGAAGACCGCGTACGAGGCCGGGTACGACCGGATCTGGCTCGTCGACGACGACACCGTGCCCGCCCCCGACTGCCTGGCCGTGCTCATGGCCGCCGACGAGGACTGCCTGATGGTGGTGCGCGAGGACCTGGCGGGCCACCTGGTGGAGAAGTCCGCGCTGCGCTTCGACCTCGCCAACCCGCTCGCCATCCGGCCGAAGACGGCGAGCGTCGACTCGACGTACGCCTCGCGGGCCGACATGCCGGAGCGGGTGCCCGTCGAGAACGTCGCGTTCGAGGGGTTCATGACCCGGAGCAGCGTGATCGACGAGATCGGCCTGCCGGACCCCTCGTTCTTCATCTTCTACGACGACGTCGACTTCGCCATCCGGGTCCGTCGGTCGGGGCGCACCATCTGGGCGCAGCGTGACGCGGTGCTGGTGCGCCAGCTCGACTTCAACCAGCAGCACGACCTGTCGGGGTGGAAGGGCTACTACATGTACCGCAATCTTTTCGTGGTGCACCTGCGCTACGGGGAGAACCTCCTGGTCCGGCTCAAGCCGCTCCTGATCACCCTGGCCGTGGTGGTCCTGAGCCCCCTGCGCGGCGGACGGGCCGAGGCCGGCAACGTGACCCGGGCCATGAGGGACGCGTGGGGGATGCGCGCCGTGCCGGGACCCCGCCCCGCACGCCGCTAG
- a CDS encoding glycosyltransferase, which yields MTDAHPAAPGPRRIVAAVVTFNRLTLLQGLVARLREIDGVAEIVVVDNASSDGTGAWLRGLEGTPGTPVVPRLLDENRGGAGGFREGLDVAVERGADLVWLMDDDGMPDPDCLEVLLAHDGELDFWGPAVVDEERGDRLVFPIRLPGTSTVVHDMAAVRAAATDGLIRDVVIPFNGVLVTRELVQKIGSVRAELFIWGDDHEYRLRAERAGARIATVVDAVVRHPSVGALGTPMLGGRMTYNHSPSDLKHYCMARNNLLNLREYRGTPHALAFVAKTVWFYLFTHRDPARLRLSFSAFAAALRGDFTGHRRFLA from the coding sequence GTGACCGACGCCCACCCCGCCGCTCCCGGCCCGCGCCGCATCGTCGCGGCGGTGGTCACCTTCAACCGGCTCACGCTGCTGCAGGGCCTCGTGGCGCGCCTGCGCGAGATCGACGGCGTCGCCGAGATCGTGGTCGTCGACAACGCCTCCTCCGACGGCACCGGTGCCTGGTTGCGTGGTCTGGAGGGCACGCCCGGCACGCCCGTCGTGCCCCGCCTGCTGGACGAGAACCGGGGCGGCGCCGGTGGCTTCCGTGAAGGGCTGGACGTCGCCGTGGAGCGTGGGGCTGACCTGGTCTGGCTGATGGACGACGACGGCATGCCCGACCCCGACTGCCTCGAGGTGCTGCTCGCCCACGACGGGGAGCTCGACTTCTGGGGGCCGGCCGTGGTCGACGAGGAGCGCGGCGACCGGCTCGTCTTCCCGATCCGGCTGCCCGGGACCTCCACCGTCGTCCACGACATGGCCGCGGTCCGGGCGGCTGCGACCGACGGCCTGATCCGCGACGTGGTGATCCCCTTCAACGGCGTCCTGGTCACCCGTGAGCTGGTGCAGAAGATCGGCTCGGTGCGGGCCGAGCTCTTCATCTGGGGCGACGACCACGAGTACAGGCTGCGCGCCGAGCGCGCCGGTGCCCGGATCGCCACCGTGGTCGACGCCGTGGTCCGCCACCCCTCGGTCGGGGCGCTGGGCACCCCGATGCTCGGCGGCCGGATGACCTACAACCACAGCCCCAGCGACCTCAAGCACTACTGCATGGCCCGCAACAACCTGCTCAACCTGCGCGAGTACCGCGGGACGCCCCACGCCCTGGCCTTCGTCGCCAAGACGGTGTGGTTCTACCTCTTCACCCACCGCGACCCGGCGCGGCTGCGGCTGAGCTTCTCCGCCTTCGCCGCTGCGCTGCGCGGCGACTTCACCGGACACCGGAGGTTCCTCGCATGA
- a CDS encoding LCP family protein produces the protein MRFRRAVTLLLMTLVLPGSAQLVAGDRRLGRIALRIWGALLVVVVVALLLTWTWPALGLKAGTSPALLGLLRVVLIAVALGWGVLFVDAWRLGQPLSLLRNHRLSLVGINGALCFVVVGTLLFSAHVVNVNRDFWIAVAGDSEVQGAVDGRFNILLAGADQGAGRVGLRPDSLTVASIDARTGKTVLIGLPRNMSHFPFKEGSVMDEQFPDGFDCDGCMLNGVSTWATDHVELFKPRKHAGMIATISAVEGITGLEISYWAMVNMKGFRNVVDAFGGVELNVRDRIPVGLPHEASFHYIEPGVRTLDGEDTLWFARARHGSDDYSRMARQKCVMSALLTQVNPAQAVLNLRDIMEAGSSMLTTSIPGGEFDTFISLALKAKDQKMASVSLVPPLLTTANPDIDVAHAAVQKAVDHSENPPKKKAGAAKKPKPASDAVTGGSKGTLSSGYVANDTDDVAAAC, from the coding sequence GTGCGTTTCCGTCGTGCCGTCACGCTGCTGCTGATGACCCTCGTCCTGCCCGGGTCGGCGCAGCTGGTCGCCGGCGACCGCCGGCTGGGGCGCATCGCCCTGCGGATCTGGGGGGCGCTGCTCGTCGTCGTCGTCGTCGCGCTGCTGCTCACCTGGACGTGGCCCGCCCTGGGGCTGAAGGCTGGCACCAGCCCGGCGCTGCTCGGTCTCCTGCGTGTCGTGCTGATTGCCGTCGCCCTCGGCTGGGGCGTGCTCTTCGTCGACGCCTGGCGCCTGGGCCAGCCCTTGTCGTTGCTGCGCAACCACCGGTTGTCGCTGGTCGGGATCAACGGCGCGCTGTGCTTCGTGGTCGTCGGGACCCTGCTCTTCAGCGCCCACGTCGTCAACGTGAACCGGGACTTCTGGATCGCGGTGGCCGGCGACAGCGAGGTGCAGGGGGCGGTCGACGGCCGTTTCAACATCCTGCTCGCGGGAGCCGACCAGGGCGCGGGCCGCGTCGGGCTGCGGCCCGACTCACTGACCGTCGCCAGCATCGACGCCAGGACGGGCAAGACCGTCCTCATCGGCCTGCCGCGCAACATGAGCCACTTCCCCTTCAAGGAGGGGTCGGTGATGGACGAGCAGTTCCCCGACGGCTTCGACTGCGACGGCTGCATGCTCAACGGCGTGAGCACGTGGGCGACGGACCATGTCGAGCTCTTCAAGCCGAGGAAGCACGCGGGCATGATCGCGACCATCTCCGCGGTCGAGGGCATCACCGGCCTCGAGATCAGCTACTGGGCCATGGTCAACATGAAGGGGTTCCGCAACGTCGTCGACGCCTTCGGTGGCGTGGAGCTCAACGTCCGTGACCGCATCCCGGTCGGGCTGCCCCACGAGGCGTCCTTCCACTACATCGAGCCGGGCGTCCGTACGCTCGACGGCGAGGACACGCTGTGGTTCGCCCGCGCCCGCCACGGCTCGGACGACTACTCGCGCATGGCGCGACAGAAGTGCGTGATGAGTGCGCTGCTCACCCAGGTCAACCCCGCCCAGGCCGTCCTCAACCTGCGCGACATCATGGAGGCTGGCTCCTCGATGTTGACGACGAGCATCCCGGGCGGCGAGTTCGACACCTTCATCTCCTTGGCGCTCAAGGCCAAGGACCAGAAGATGGCCAGCGTCTCGTTGGTGCCGCCGCTGCTCACCACCGCCAACCCGGACATCGACGTCGCGCACGCGGCCGTGCAGAAGGCCGTCGACCACTCCGAGAACCCGCCCAAGAAGAAGGCCGGCGCCGCGAAGAAGCCGAAGCCGGCGAGCGACGCGGTCACCGGTGGTTCCAAGGGCACCCTGAGCAGCGGCTACGTGGCGAACGACACGGACGACGTCGCAGCTGCCTGCTGA
- a CDS encoding LCP family protein, with protein MASRRPDSGGPEEGSPEYRWLYGEDPASSTETQRPPDQTRVIRARPSAGTAPSRPRQAPPSGPRVPPPPPPGDRGRGPRRPRGARPKRNVFKVVRLLLLLWLVFLVAVPLIAWQQVTTVDAFKGDDRMASQPGTTYLLVGSDSREGLTKAQRRKLGTGDAGGRRTDTIMLLHTGSGRNVLTSIPRDSLVEIPGRGTNKINAAYAWGGAPLLVQTVESATGVRVDHYVEIGFGGFVDIIDSVGGVEICPKAPMKDKDAKLNIKAGCQEADGATALGYARSRKTYKALGDVDRARAQREVVSAIASKALSPWTVINPKRYYDLSMAGANSFTVSEGTGAFSMARFAWAMTRVDGDAGMTCGVPIRDLAVHWDEQRSEEFFGYLRSGDTERIPKKLCTPSGMPG; from the coding sequence ATGGCATCACGAAGGCCCGACAGCGGTGGCCCCGAGGAGGGCTCCCCCGAGTACCGGTGGTTGTACGGCGAGGACCCGGCGTCCTCGACCGAGACCCAGCGACCCCCTGACCAGACCCGCGTCATCCGCGCTCGGCCCAGCGCCGGCACGGCGCCTTCCCGGCCCCGCCAGGCGCCCCCGTCCGGACCACGCGTCCCACCGCCCCCGCCCCCCGGCGACCGCGGCCGCGGACCGCGTCGTCCGCGTGGCGCGAGGCCGAAGCGCAACGTCTTCAAGGTCGTACGCCTGCTGCTCCTGCTGTGGCTCGTCTTCCTCGTCGCCGTGCCGCTCATCGCGTGGCAACAGGTCACGACCGTCGACGCCTTCAAGGGCGACGACCGCATGGCGTCGCAGCCGGGCACGACCTACCTTCTCGTCGGCAGCGACTCGCGCGAAGGGCTGACGAAGGCCCAGCGCCGCAAGCTCGGCACCGGTGACGCGGGCGGGCGCCGCACCGACACGATCATGCTGCTGCACACCGGATCGGGCCGCAACGTCCTGACCTCGATCCCCCGTGACTCGCTCGTCGAGATCCCCGGACGGGGCACCAACAAGATCAACGCCGCGTACGCCTGGGGCGGCGCTCCCCTGCTCGTGCAGACCGTGGAGAGTGCCACCGGAGTCCGCGTCGACCACTACGTCGAGATCGGCTTCGGCGGCTTCGTCGACATCATCGACTCCGTGGGTGGCGTCGAGATCTGCCCCAAGGCGCCGATGAAGGACAAGGACGCCAAGCTCAACATCAAGGCCGGGTGCCAGGAGGCCGACGGCGCCACGGCGCTGGGCTACGCCCGCTCGCGCAAGACCTACAAGGCGCTGGGCGACGTCGACCGCGCCCGCGCCCAGCGCGAGGTCGTCTCCGCCATCGCCTCCAAGGCGTTGTCGCCCTGGACGGTCATCAACCCCAAGCGCTACTACGACCTCTCGATGGCGGGCGCCAACTCCTTCACCGTGAGCGAGGGCACCGGCGCCTTCTCGATGGCTCGCTTCGCCTGGGCGATGACCCGCGTGGACGGTGACGCAGGCATGACCTGCGGCGTCCCCATCCGCGACCTCGCCGTGCACTGGGACGAGCAGCGGTCCGAGGAGTTCTTCGGCTACCTGCGCTCCGGCGACACCGAGAGGATTCCCAAGAAGCTGTGCACGCCCTCGGGCATGCCCGGCTGA
- a CDS encoding Dyp-type peroxidase, translated as MTAPMGRRGFLGYVGTAAAGTVVGAGAGVAGARALDEPEPTRAGTRRTGESLSPWGAHQPGIAAHPGAVTELVALDLHPDLHRAGDVDAVARLMRVWTADVEALAAGRGTPGDTAPWLASANADLTVTVGLGPRLFSPPWGLEAPRGFGRVPAMKHDRLAKEWSGGDLVAVVSGRDGTTVGHAVRRLVADAGPFASLRWRQTGSWNPHDPLGRPHTGRNLFGQVDGSANPKPGTDLFDQTVWVKEGAWAGGTSLVVRRIRMDLPTWDELTRSEQERSVGRDLAVGAPLTGGGELDDVDLGAREEGRFVIAENSHVRRSHPSTNGGRRIFRKGANYEAYVDGRAEAGLLFQSYQADLADQFVPIQRTLDTADELNEWTTAIGSAEFAVLPGFTEGEWLGQSVLS; from the coding sequence ATGACGGCTCCGATGGGTCGTCGCGGCTTCCTCGGCTACGTGGGGACCGCCGCGGCAGGCACCGTCGTGGGGGCAGGAGCCGGTGTTGCCGGCGCTCGCGCCCTCGACGAGCCGGAGCCGACGAGGGCGGGCACACGTCGTACGGGGGAGTCACTCAGCCCCTGGGGTGCGCACCAGCCCGGCATCGCCGCCCACCCGGGCGCGGTGACGGAGCTGGTGGCGCTCGACCTGCACCCCGACCTGCACCGGGCGGGCGACGTCGACGCCGTGGCCCGGCTGATGCGGGTGTGGACGGCCGACGTCGAGGCGCTGGCCGCCGGCCGCGGGACGCCCGGCGACACCGCCCCGTGGCTGGCCAGCGCCAACGCCGACCTCACCGTCACCGTGGGCTTGGGCCCGCGCCTCTTCTCCCCTCCGTGGGGGCTCGAGGCACCCCGCGGCTTCGGGCGCGTGCCGGCGATGAAGCACGACCGGCTCGCGAAGGAGTGGAGCGGTGGTGACCTGGTCGCCGTGGTGTCAGGGCGTGACGGCACCACCGTGGGCCACGCCGTACGCCGTCTCGTCGCCGACGCGGGTCCCTTCGCGTCGCTGCGCTGGCGCCAGACGGGCTCCTGGAACCCGCACGACCCGCTGGGGCGCCCGCACACCGGGCGCAACCTCTTCGGGCAGGTCGACGGGTCGGCCAACCCCAAGCCGGGGACCGACCTCTTCGACCAGACGGTGTGGGTCAAGGAGGGGGCCTGGGCCGGTGGCACGAGTCTGGTGGTGCGCCGGATCAGGATGGACCTGCCCACCTGGGACGAGCTGACCCGCAGCGAGCAGGAGCGCTCCGTCGGGCGCGACCTCGCAGTGGGTGCTCCGCTGACCGGTGGGGGAGAGCTCGACGACGTCGACCTGGGGGCGCGCGAGGAGGGCCGCTTCGTCATCGCGGAGAACTCGCACGTCCGTCGCTCGCACCCCTCCACCAACGGCGGACGCAGGATCTTCCGCAAGGGCGCCAACTACGAGGCCTACGTCGACGGTCGCGCCGAGGCAGGGCTGCTCTTCCAGAGCTACCAGGCCGACCTGGCAGACCAGTTCGTGCCGATCCAGCGCACCCTCGACACGGCCGACGAGCTCAATGAGTGGACGACGGCGATCGGCTCCGCGGAGTTCGCCGTGCTCCCCGGGTTCACCGAAGGGGAGTGGCTGGGCCAGTCCGTCCTCTCCTGA